The genomic segment ATAGGGCCTCTCAGGTCTCTTCTTGGTCTTCGGGAGCTTTCTGAGCTCGCTCGGCCTGCCGCGCGGGACACCATTGAGCGGCCTGCCGCACATGGCACAGTGGGCAATCTTTGGCTTCTTCCTCTCAAAGTGTATGACCGTCCTTCCGCCCGGAGTCCTGACGTACTTCCTTCTCCATGACCTTGACCTGTACATTGGCTTCATTTCTCTCACCTCGCAATGCCTTTTTGTCAAGCGTTTTTAAATTTAACCCATATCAAGGAGCTTCCTAAGGATGTAACCCGTTATCATGGAGGTCATGATATACCAACCTATGTATCCCAGCTCACTGGGAGGAAGGCCAGAGTGATACAGGCCATGGAACCAGTCGAAGAGGAAAAAGTCAAAGGGAGCCTTTGCTATGCCTACCTCAAAGTACCATCTCCTAAGCCAAGTGAAGAATATCCAGAATATAGGCATCGTCAGCAGGGTGACCTTGAACATTGTGTCCTTCATGACCTCACTTTGGAGCTTCATGAGCTCCATCTGCTCCTGCTGGAGCTTCTTGAGCTTCTTCTCATCCA from the Thermococcus sp. Bubb.Bath genome contains:
- a CDS encoding 50S ribosomal protein L34e — its product is MKPMYRSRSWRRKYVRTPGGRTVIHFERKKPKIAHCAMCGRPLNGVPRGRPSELRKLPKTKKRPERPY
- a CDS encoding EMC3/TMCO1 family protein; the protein is DEKKLKKLQQEQMELMKLQSEVMKDTMFKVTLLTMPIFWIFFTWLRRWYFEVGIAKAPFDFFLFDWFHGLYHSGLPPSELGYIGWYIMTSMITGYILRKLLDMG